In one Cloacibacillus porcorum genomic region, the following are encoded:
- a CDS encoding 4Fe-4S binding protein: MVNGSVTPEEEKSVKALGFLRNKGTNNFSGRIITVNGKISADQMICLSEAAKLHGNGVVMMTTRLTIECQGIPFDKIEDFRAYIAKAGLTTGGTGSKVRPVVSCKGTTCQYGLIDTFELSEEIHERFYNGYRSVKLPHKFKIAVGGCPNNCVKPDLNDVGIIGQLIPNFDEDSCSGCKKCAVEKFCPVGAAKMKDDLLEIDEEKCNNCGRCIGVCNFDAIADGTLGYKIYIGGRWGKSTAVGRPLSKIFTDKEEALAAIERAILLFREQGKTGERFASTISRLGFEYVEKELLDGDILERKNDILEANLHTVGGATC, encoded by the coding sequence ATGGTAAACGGTTCTGTTACGCCGGAGGAAGAAAAATCGGTAAAGGCGCTTGGCTTTCTGAGAAACAAGGGGACGAACAACTTCTCGGGGCGGATTATCACGGTGAACGGCAAGATAAGCGCCGACCAGATGATCTGCCTGTCGGAGGCGGCTAAGCTCCACGGAAACGGCGTTGTTATGATGACGACGCGCCTCACTATCGAATGTCAGGGTATACCATTCGATAAGATAGAGGACTTCCGCGCTTACATCGCTAAGGCGGGGCTCACGACGGGAGGCACCGGCTCCAAGGTACGCCCTGTCGTCTCCTGCAAGGGGACGACATGCCAGTATGGCCTTATCGATACCTTTGAACTCTCGGAGGAGATCCACGAGCGCTTCTACAACGGCTACAGGTCGGTAAAACTGCCGCATAAGTTCAAGATCGCCGTCGGAGGCTGTCCGAATAACTGCGTCAAGCCGGACCTTAACGACGTCGGTATCATTGGTCAGCTGATCCCTAACTTCGACGAGGACAGCTGCAGCGGCTGTAAAAAGTGCGCCGTCGAAAAATTCTGTCCGGTAGGCGCGGCTAAGATGAAAGACGACCTGCTGGAGATAGATGAAGAAAAATGCAACAACTGCGGGCGCTGCATCGGCGTGTGCAACTTTGACGCCATCGCAGATGGGACGCTGGGCTACAAGATATATATTGGCGGCAGATGGGGAAAGTCCACCGCCGTCGGCAGGCCCCTTAGTAAAATCTTCACCGATAAGGAAGAGGCTCTCGCGGCGATCGAACGGGCAATCCTTTTATTCCGCGAACAGGGAAAGACGGGAGAGCGCTTTGCCTCCACCATTTCACGCCTCGGTTTTGAGTACGTCGAAAAAGAGCTGCTAGATGGTGACATCCTCGAGAGAAAAAATGATATCCTCGAAGCCAATCTCCATACGGTAGGCGGAGCCACCTGCTAG
- a CDS encoding FAD-dependent oxidoreductase: MKILVIGGVAAGTKVAAKLKRENRGAEVRILAKDKDISYAGCGLPYYVGGVIADKGALIVNTPKKFSALTGADVLTGKEAVSLDRTAKTVTVVDTETKEREMYSYDKLVIATGASAVAPRLPGIELKNVFFMRKPEDAVALRAAIESGEVKRVVVAGGGFIGLEVAENLSATDVKVSVIDMASQILPGFDPEVAAYVERHLADRGIVCFTGTKLEGILGDERVEKIKTDRRAIKADAVVLSLGIRPNTAFLAGSGIELTSGGTIKVDGQMRTNDPDVYAVGDCVTVTNRITGAPAWSPMGSSANIEGRLAARVLAGEQPTYPGVLGTGVCMLPELNVGRTGLTEAAARDAGYDVAAVTAVVDDKAHYYPGASNFIVKMIADRKSGKFLGLQVLGKGAVDKMVDIAVVALTMGATLHDLENMDLAYAPPFSTAIHPFAHTLNVLLNKISGEMDSITPTEYMEGKAAEYKIIDVSINPTLEGVPYIDITKINGTLPEYGTDEKLLLVCAKGKRAYMTQNRMKFYGYNNTKVLEAGHTFNEIETEE, encoded by the coding sequence GTGAAAATTCTTGTGATCGGCGGCGTAGCGGCGGGCACAAAGGTAGCGGCGAAACTCAAAAGAGAGAACCGCGGCGCTGAGGTGCGGATACTGGCTAAGGATAAAGATATCTCTTACGCGGGCTGCGGCCTGCCTTATTATGTCGGCGGCGTCATTGCCGACAAAGGGGCACTTATCGTCAATACCCCGAAAAAGTTCTCCGCGCTTACAGGAGCCGACGTTCTCACCGGCAAAGAAGCCGTTTCGCTTGACAGGACGGCTAAGACGGTGACTGTCGTCGATACCGAGACGAAAGAGCGCGAGATGTATTCCTATGATAAACTGGTCATCGCGACCGGCGCGAGCGCGGTGGCGCCACGTCTGCCCGGAATCGAGCTTAAAAACGTCTTTTTTATGAGAAAACCTGAGGACGCCGTCGCTCTGCGCGCGGCGATCGAGTCGGGCGAGGTCAAGCGCGTTGTTGTAGCTGGCGGCGGCTTCATCGGCCTTGAGGTCGCGGAGAACCTCTCCGCGACGGATGTCAAGGTCTCGGTCATTGATATGGCCAGCCAGATACTCCCGGGTTTTGACCCTGAGGTTGCCGCCTATGTTGAGAGACACCTTGCCGACCGCGGCATCGTCTGCTTCACGGGGACCAAGCTTGAGGGAATCCTCGGCGATGAAAGAGTGGAGAAGATCAAGACCGACAGGCGCGCGATCAAAGCGGACGCGGTTGTGCTCTCGCTTGGGATTCGGCCTAACACCGCATTTCTCGCCGGCAGTGGTATAGAACTTACCTCCGGCGGGACGATTAAGGTCGACGGGCAGATGCGGACCAACGATCCCGACGTCTACGCCGTCGGCGACTGCGTTACGGTGACGAACCGTATAACCGGCGCGCCCGCCTGGTCGCCAATGGGTTCTTCGGCCAATATCGAGGGCCGTCTCGCCGCGAGGGTGCTCGCGGGTGAACAGCCTACCTATCCCGGCGTTCTCGGCACCGGCGTCTGCATGCTGCCTGAGCTCAACGTTGGGCGGACCGGACTCACCGAGGCGGCGGCTCGGGATGCCGGCTATGACGTCGCGGCGGTGACGGCGGTCGTTGACGACAAGGCTCACTACTATCCCGGCGCCTCCAACTTCATCGTTAAAATGATCGCGGATAGGAAGAGCGGTAAATTTCTCGGCTTGCAGGTGCTTGGCAAGGGCGCGGTGGACAAGATGGTCGACATCGCCGTAGTCGCGCTGACAATGGGGGCAACGCTGCACGATCTTGAGAACATGGACCTCGCCTATGCGCCGCCATTCTCAACGGCGATACATCCCTTCGCGCATACTCTCAATGTCCTTCTCAACAAGATCAGCGGCGAGATGGATTCCATTACCCCGACGGAGTATATGGAGGGGAAAGCGGCGGAATATAAAATAATCGATGTTTCGATAAATCCAACGCTGGAGGGTGTGCCCTATATCGACATCACTAAGATAAACGGAACGCTGCCGGAATACGGAACGGACGAAAAGCTGCTTCTTGTCTGCGCGAAGGGCAAACGGGCCTACATGACGCAAAACAGAATGAAATTTTATGGCTATAATAACACTAAGGTGCTCGAGGCTGGGCACACGTTCAATGAGATAGAGACGGAAGAGTAA
- a CDS encoding phosphoribosyltransferase family protein yields MRGQRTERLVRLAAKFMLCPSKLISLTDLASKFNVSKTVISDDVEVINSAMGAEGFGQMQVDRGRSGGARFVPICTPEYRQTLLSEIAEKLTDPERNLPGGLIYYSDLIFNPETALSLGYCMASLFTDAEPDVVMTSEVKGIPIAMFAAYALGVPLAVCRFRNRPSDGAAVGVHYPTASGDVKTMYIGTRQMRRGCRVLIVDDFMRGGSTASGMLLMAKQFDAEVAGIGVFIAYDEPKEKSVPNYHSLLTLKHNAEGQNRLVVTPGKE; encoded by the coding sequence ATGAGGGGTCAAAGAACAGAAAGGCTGGTCAGGTTAGCGGCGAAATTCATGCTCTGTCCGTCAAAGCTCATCTCCCTGACAGATCTTGCAAGCAAATTTAACGTCTCAAAGACCGTAATCAGCGACGATGTGGAGGTAATCAACTCGGCGATGGGAGCGGAGGGCTTTGGGCAGATGCAGGTCGACCGCGGACGCAGCGGCGGCGCGCGCTTCGTGCCCATATGCACCCCGGAATACCGTCAGACGCTGCTCTCCGAAATCGCGGAAAAGCTGACCGATCCGGAGAGAAACCTCCCAGGAGGGCTGATTTACTACAGCGATCTGATATTTAATCCGGAGACGGCGCTATCTCTCGGCTACTGCATGGCCTCGCTCTTCACCGACGCCGAGCCCGACGTTGTCATGACCTCAGAGGTCAAGGGCATCCCCATCGCGATGTTCGCCGCCTATGCTCTTGGCGTGCCTCTCGCCGTCTGCCGCTTCCGCAACCGTCCCAGCGACGGCGCCGCCGTCGGCGTACACTACCCCACCGCGAGCGGAGATGTAAAGACCATGTACATCGGCACGCGCCAGATGCGGCGCGGCTGCCGCGTCCTCATCGTCGACGACTTCATGCGCGGCGGCAGCACCGCCTCCGGCATGCTCCTCATGGCCAAGCAGTTCGATGCAGAGGTTGCTGGCATCGGCGTCTTCATCGCCTACGACGAACCAAAAGAAAAATCCGTGCCCAACTACCACTCGCTGCTGACACTAAAACACAACGCGGAGGGACAGAACCGTCTCGTAGTCACCCCCGGCAAAGAATAG
- a CDS encoding GHMP family kinase ATP-binding protein, with the protein MTIQANCDEIMGDSLKVEGMPIMGENLVTKALLSARKYMAGIPPLKIRLEKFFPAGSGIGAGSGNAAALLKWLKENFALKITAEQIGKLGADVAFLASDSEIAEARGVGERLTPAGEAPKLGWILAFPKWASNTKEAYAKLDAMRDDSGCYHAPTDEEIAKEAAEYLEKLNNRLRVGRLPNDFFPVLAAEHREYGIAEEIASATGACGWGLCGSGSAFFGLYDSHEAARNAEKIYGNENWILKTFYLE; encoded by the coding sequence TTGACAATTCAGGCAAATTGCGATGAAATTATGGGAGATTCTCTGAAAGTAGAGGGCATGCCGATAATGGGAGAAAATCTTGTAACTAAGGCTCTACTGTCGGCAAGAAAATATATGGCGGGTATCCCTCCCCTAAAAATAAGACTTGAGAAATTTTTCCCTGCCGGCAGCGGAATCGGGGCGGGAAGCGGTAACGCCGCCGCCCTGCTGAAGTGGCTTAAGGAAAATTTTGCCTTGAAAATAACGGCGGAACAGATTGGAAAGCTCGGCGCGGATGTTGCCTTCCTCGCGTCAGACAGTGAGATCGCCGAGGCGCGCGGCGTAGGAGAGCGGCTGACTCCGGCGGGAGAGGCGCCAAAGCTCGGCTGGATACTGGCCTTTCCCAAATGGGCGTCGAACACCAAAGAGGCCTACGCGAAGCTTGACGCTATGCGCGATGACTCCGGCTGCTATCATGCGCCGACAGACGAAGAGATCGCGAAAGAGGCCGCCGAGTACCTGGAAAAACTGAACAACAGGCTCCGCGTCGGCAGACTGCCCAACGACTTCTTTCCCGTTCTTGCGGCGGAACACCGTGAGTACGGCATCGCGGAGGAGATCGCCTCGGCGACGGGAGCCTGCGGCTGGGGCCTATGCGGCAGCGGCAGCGCCTTCTTCGGCCTCTATGACAGCCATGAAGCAGCACGCAACGCTGAAAAAATATACGGCAACGAAAACTGGATTTTAAAAACATTTTATTTGGAGTGA
- the cas4 gene encoding CRISPR-associated protein Cas4: MFSEDELLPISLLQHYVFCPRRAALIGIEQYWNENTATMDGKIMHERAHDDIFESRGDIRMRNALHIHSFELGLTGVADVLEFHRTGGTGISIPGAEGNWTPFPVEYKRGTTHEALPYHIQLCAQALCIEEMLHTTIERGAIFWGESRRRQDVEFDFDLRAKTVETISIVRKFIEAGKTPAPKYEKKCKGCSLFDLCMPKEMEKRSVKRYLASFFSDTESEELL, from the coding sequence TTGTTCTCAGAAGATGAACTGCTCCCCATATCGCTGCTTCAGCATTATGTCTTTTGCCCGCGCCGGGCGGCGCTTATCGGTATAGAACAGTATTGGAACGAAAACACTGCCACGATGGATGGGAAAATAATGCACGAGAGGGCCCATGATGATATCTTCGAAAGCAGGGGCGATATTAGGATGAGAAACGCTTTACATATACATTCGTTTGAATTGGGACTCACCGGGGTGGCAGATGTGCTCGAGTTTCATAGAACAGGAGGGACTGGCATATCTATTCCAGGGGCGGAAGGAAACTGGACTCCATTTCCAGTTGAATATAAACGCGGAACGACGCATGAGGCGCTGCCATATCATATACAGCTGTGTGCCCAGGCATTATGTATAGAGGAGATGCTGCACACTACGATTGAACGCGGCGCTATTTTCTGGGGAGAGAGCCGCAGACGTCAGGATGTGGAATTTGATTTTGACCTCAGGGCCAAGACGGTAGAAACAATCTCGATAGTCAGAAAATTTATTGAAGCCGGGAAGACGCCGGCGCCTAAGTATGAAAAAAAATGCAAAGGCTGCTCTTTATTTGATTTGTGTATGCCGAAAGAGATGGAAAAAAGGAGTGTCAAAAGATATCTTGCAAGTTTTTTTAGCGATACTGAAAGCGAGGAACTGCTATGA
- a CDS encoding Veg family protein — protein MAYTLESIREIVSLHKGSKISYRAANGRRKIEERTGIIKETYPSLFTVFIESQQSTISFSYTDLLTREVELQLEPSGENLF, from the coding sequence ATGGCGTATACTTTAGAATCAATTCGTGAGATAGTGTCTCTCCACAAAGGGTCCAAAATCTCATACCGCGCGGCCAACGGCAGGCGCAAAATTGAGGAGCGCACAGGGATAATAAAAGAGACATATCCGAGTCTTTTTACGGTGTTCATAGAATCTCAGCAGAGCACGATCTCATTCAGCTACACAGATCTCCTTACAAGAGAAGTTGAATTGCAGCTGGAACCCAGTGGAGAAAATCTCTTTTAG
- a CDS encoding LysR family transcriptional regulator has translation MTLHHLRIFISVAESGKMSAAAHAHHLSQPTVSQIIRELEEYYSVKLFERLSKKLHITEEGKRLLGYAKEVVNAYENLEYNMSPAVRRDTLRIGSSVTVGMCVMPGLVRNFSAARPDTDIYSYVNNTQTIEEMLLRSELDVAVVEGKIRNPDIVCSHLMDDYVTLFCATEHRLAVKKYISLDELCRESFVMREHGSGTREIFENFITEQKRKLRIKWEVACFDSTLRAVREEGCIGVASVRLLIPHLDAGNIRAICCADGEWDRTFSLVHHKNKYMTESMTAFIEAAHTIKDAPLPDRTKMGRLIA, from the coding sequence ATGACACTGCACCATCTGAGAATATTCATCTCCGTAGCGGAGAGCGGCAAGATGAGTGCCGCCGCGCACGCTCATCATCTATCGCAGCCGACCGTGAGCCAGATCATCAGGGAGCTGGAAGAATACTATTCAGTCAAGCTCTTTGAACGGCTCTCAAAAAAACTCCATATTACAGAGGAGGGTAAGCGGCTCCTGGGATACGCGAAAGAGGTGGTAAACGCCTACGAAAACCTCGAATACAACATGTCCCCCGCCGTGCGCCGCGACACGCTCCGCATCGGCTCCTCCGTCACCGTGGGAATGTGCGTTATGCCCGGCCTCGTCAGAAATTTTTCCGCTGCGCGGCCAGACACCGATATCTACAGTTATGTCAACAATACGCAGACGATAGAGGAGATGCTGCTGCGCTCCGAGCTGGATGTCGCGGTGGTCGAGGGTAAAATACGGAACCCTGACATCGTCTGCTCTCACCTAATGGACGATTATGTGACCCTCTTCTGCGCCACGGAGCACCGCCTCGCCGTAAAAAAATATATCAGCCTTGACGAACTCTGCCGTGAAAGCTTCGTAATGCGCGAACATGGCAGCGGAACGCGTGAGATATTCGAGAATTTCATCACCGAACAGAAGAGAAAGCTCAGGATAAAATGGGAGGTGGCCTGCTTTGACTCGACGCTGCGGGCCGTGCGGGAAGAGGGCTGCATCGGCGTCGCCTCCGTCCGCCTGCTGATCCCCCACCTCGACGCCGGAAATATCCGCGCGATTTGCTGCGCCGACGGCGAATGGGACCGGACCTTTTCTCTCGTCCACCACAAAAATAAATATATGACGGAGTCGATGACGGCCTTTATTGAAGCCGCACACACAATAAAGGACGCCCCTCTGCCCGACAGGACAAAGATGGGACGCCTAATAGCGTAA
- the cas2 gene encoding CRISPR-associated endonuclease Cas2, which produces MLLLITYDVNTSTPEGRRRLRRVARICENYGQRVQNSVFECLVDQAQRLELCHELEKVIDIKKDSLRYYQLGNHWKNRVEHVGTKDTFDPEGVLIL; this is translated from the coding sequence ATGCTTCTTCTAATAACTTATGATGTAAATACTAGTACGCCTGAAGGCAGGAGACGCTTGCGTAGGGTTGCAAGAATCTGCGAAAACTATGGGCAAAGGGTACAAAATTCTGTTTTTGAGTGTTTAGTTGATCAGGCTCAGAGGTTGGAGTTATGCCATGAACTGGAAAAAGTAATAGATATAAAAAAAGACAGCCTGCGGTACTATCAACTTGGAAATCATTGGAAAAACAGAGTTGAACATGTTGGCACAAAGGATACCTTTGATCCGGAAGGCGTCCTCATTTTATAG
- the cas1c gene encoding type I-C CRISPR-associated endonuclease Cas1c — MKKLQNSLYILTQGAYLAKEGETIAVYVDRELKQRFPLHNQSNILCFGNVLCTPALMGMCGENGVGMSFFTENGRFLARVNGPVSGNVLLRRKQYRAADDVNIRAELARWMVVAKIANSRKNLLRAVREYPGKDGAARLKDASDYLAATLKSLELFKPLEVVRGIEGDAARVYFSVFDELIVAQKDKFFFHGRNRRPPMDNVNAMLSFVYTLIAHDVSSALEGVGLDPAVGFLHADRPGRPSLALDLMEEFRSMVGDRLVLTLINRKQVRNDGFQKTETGGVIMNDKTRKEIIKNYQERKRDEIMHPFINEKISLGLLPHVQAMLLSSCLRGDIDGYTPFYWK; from the coding sequence ATGAAAAAACTGCAAAATAGCCTGTATATCCTGACTCAGGGGGCGTATCTTGCTAAAGAGGGGGAAACAATCGCCGTCTACGTGGACAGGGAACTGAAACAGCGTTTCCCTCTCCATAATCAGTCCAATATTTTATGCTTTGGCAATGTTTTGTGCACGCCGGCTTTAATGGGCATGTGCGGTGAAAATGGAGTAGGAATGTCGTTTTTTACCGAAAACGGCAGGTTTCTTGCGCGTGTAAATGGGCCTGTATCCGGCAATGTTTTACTACGCCGCAAACAATATAGGGCGGCGGATGATGTAAATATACGTGCGGAGTTGGCTCGGTGGATGGTAGTTGCAAAGATTGCAAATAGTAGAAAGAATTTATTAAGAGCAGTTCGCGAATACCCCGGAAAGGACGGCGCAGCCCGGCTCAAAGATGCTTCAGATTATCTTGCTGCTACGCTGAAAAGCTTGGAGTTGTTCAAACCACTGGAGGTTGTCCGTGGCATCGAGGGGGATGCCGCTAGAGTTTATTTTTCTGTGTTTGACGAATTGATCGTTGCGCAAAAGGATAAATTTTTCTTTCACGGCAGAAATCGGCGGCCGCCTATGGATAACGTAAATGCAATGCTCTCCTTTGTCTATACTCTTATTGCGCATGACGTTTCTTCTGCGCTTGAAGGTGTCGGGCTCGATCCCGCCGTTGGCTTTTTACATGCTGACAGACCGGGGCGTCCCAGTCTGGCCCTTGATTTGATGGAGGAATTTCGTTCTATGGTTGGAGATCGATTAGTGCTCACTCTGATAAATAGGAAACAGGTACGAAATGACGGGTTCCAAAAAACAGAAACAGGTGGCGTCATAATGAATGATAAAACCAGAAAGGAGATTATAAAAAATTACCAGGAGAGAAAGAGAGACGAAATAATGCATCCATTCATCAATGAAAAAATCTCGCTGGGGCTGCTCCCGCATGTTCAGGCTATGCTCCTGTCCAGTTGTCTTCGTGGGGATATCGATGGTTATACCCCATTTTATTGGAAATGA
- a CDS encoding ferredoxin — MGIKVNLDDCIGCGVCSELCPQNFKLDEDEGKCMVIDQEVSSLAKEAADSCPVSAITID, encoded by the coding sequence ATGGGTATTAAAGTGAACCTTGATGATTGCATCGGCTGTGGCGTGTGCTCTGAGCTCTGTCCACAGAATTTCAAACTGGACGAAGACGAGGGCAAGTGCATGGTCATCGACCAGGAGGTCAGTTCTCTGGCAAAAGAGGCAGCTGACAGTTGCCCGGTATCGGCGATAACGATAGATTAG
- a CDS encoding DEAD/DEAH box helicase, which yields MCGPDGPVEKYLAHSARPELGIPAQGYFRHAGNVVRFCDSELSSITVDKRIQPLYDFLKRCLLIAASFHDLGKLGDENQSVLRGDKKARNLPINHCDAGVAYMMRNRALLSALLIYSHHIGLPNIADEKMRINSPCGDLRFRDNDETVQRDSSQNLETYLARHCESFGSKLAAIEKISSGGQLKYPVGARVLLSCLADADHTDTAIHYRNFHEEEMPLLQAEKRLAALDNYVAGLASSDNSVKMSKRNIARSEMYEKCRCGSTKNWLYYCDSPVGTGKTTAIMAALLNAAHAKNLRRIFIVLPFTNILKQSVDVYRKALRLPDESDSDMERVVAAIHHKAEYEDENSRQLSALWRSPIIVTTAVQFFETMAAASPSGLRKLHALPNSAVFIDEAHTALPTSLWPLAWRWINDYAEMWRCHFILASGSLKKFWELEEFKIRNKDDNSIPSLLPREFSDALNKMETQRVPIKRKPEKMDETKLCEWLLTLKGPRLVVLNTVQSAAVIANTLADICGREHVEHISTAIAPKDRELIVENIKRRLSDKKDEDWTLVATSCVEAGVDFSFRNGVREAAGLVNLLQLAGRIRRNEEDCYNDSVVWSIELDFSGMLKRHPSFEISSKVLLDLFAENPALINDGTDISDLCTRALRRELNECGMTEGSSIMEDEMACSYASVEKKFKVIDSQTVTVIIDTCIKERLESYETISWRELQDHSVQIYVHTARNLKVEPVRGHPDIYFWPYSYNKFIGYMAGVLENYELNSRGLGFL from the coding sequence ATGTGTGGACCTGATGGCCCTGTAGAAAAATATCTCGCACACAGTGCGCGCCCTGAGCTTGGTATTCCCGCTCAGGGCTATTTTAGACATGCCGGCAATGTTGTGCGCTTCTGTGATTCGGAGCTGTCATCAATAACGGTAGATAAAAGAATCCAACCTTTATATGATTTCCTTAAACGCTGCCTTCTTATCGCCGCTTCGTTTCATGACCTTGGCAAGCTGGGCGACGAAAATCAGAGTGTGCTGCGCGGAGATAAAAAAGCTAGAAACCTGCCGATAAACCACTGCGACGCAGGTGTCGCCTATATGATGCGCAATAGGGCACTTTTGAGTGCTTTGCTGATTTATTCCCACCATATTGGACTACCAAATATTGCTGATGAAAAGATGAGAATAAATTCACCCTGCGGCGATCTGCGTTTCCGCGACAATGATGAGACTGTTCAACGGGACAGCTCTCAGAATTTGGAGACTTATCTTGCCAGGCACTGTGAATCTTTTGGATCGAAGCTGGCCGCGATAGAGAAAATAAGCTCCGGTGGGCAGCTTAAATATCCCGTAGGAGCAAGGGTATTGCTCTCGTGCCTTGCCGACGCGGATCATACGGATACTGCCATCCACTACCGCAATTTTCATGAAGAAGAGATGCCGCTCCTGCAAGCCGAAAAAAGGCTTGCCGCGCTTGACAACTATGTCGCTGGACTTGCCAGCAGCGATAACTCTGTGAAAATGTCAAAACGCAACATCGCCAGGAGCGAAATGTATGAAAAATGCCGCTGCGGTTCCACAAAGAATTGGTTATATTATTGCGACAGTCCTGTAGGAACAGGTAAAACAACAGCCATAATGGCGGCGCTGCTGAACGCGGCGCATGCCAAGAACCTGCGCCGGATATTCATTGTCCTTCCTTTCACTAACATCCTCAAACAATCTGTTGATGTTTACAGAAAGGCCCTGCGGCTTCCGGACGAAAGTGACAGCGATATGGAGCGCGTCGTTGCAGCGATTCATCATAAAGCTGAATACGAAGACGAAAACAGCAGGCAGCTTTCCGCACTTTGGCGTTCCCCGATAATCGTTACCACGGCGGTCCAATTTTTTGAGACAATGGCTGCGGCATCCCCTTCGGGGCTACGTAAACTTCATGCGCTGCCCAACAGCGCCGTTTTTATTGACGAGGCACACACCGCGCTTCCAACAAGCCTATGGCCGCTTGCTTGGCGGTGGATCAATGATTATGCTGAGATGTGGCGCTGCCATTTTATACTTGCGTCTGGCTCTCTGAAAAAATTCTGGGAACTAGAAGAATTTAAAATAAGGAACAAAGATGATAATAGTATCCCTTCTTTGCTGCCAAGAGAATTCAGCGATGCCCTCAATAAGATGGAGACGCAACGTGTACCTATAAAGCGTAAGCCGGAAAAAATGGACGAGACGAAGCTATGCGAGTGGCTGCTTACACTGAAGGGGCCACGCCTTGTAGTCCTGAATACCGTTCAGTCCGCCGCGGTTATTGCCAATACTTTGGCTGATATATGCGGAAGAGAGCATGTTGAACACATCTCGACAGCCATTGCCCCTAAAGACAGGGAATTGATAGTAGAAAATATAAAAAGACGTCTGAGTGATAAAAAAGATGAGGACTGGACTCTCGTTGCCACATCCTGTGTGGAGGCTGGTGTGGATTTCTCATTTCGGAACGGTGTGCGGGAGGCAGCAGGACTTGTGAATCTGCTCCAACTTGCAGGTAGAATTAGACGCAACGAAGAGGATTGCTATAACGACTCTGTTGTTTGGAGTATAGAGCTTGATTTTAGCGGGATGCTTAAAAGACACCCGTCGTTTGAGATATCCTCAAAGGTTTTGCTTGATCTATTTGCAGAAAATCCTGCTTTGATCAATGATGGAACAGACATCTCCGACCTCTGTACGAGAGCGCTCAGGCGTGAACTCAACGAATGCGGAATGACGGAAGGTTCTAGTATCATGGAAGATGAAATGGCTTGCTCATATGCGTCAGTGGAAAAAAAATTCAAGGTGATCGATTCCCAAACTGTTACTGTTATTATAGATACGTGCATAAAAGAACGCTTAGAGTCTTATGAAACGATATCATGGCGCGAGCTTCAGGATCACAGCGTACAAATATATGTCCACACTGCACGAAACTTAAAGGTAGAACCAGTTCGCGGCCATCCTGATATATATTTCTGGCCCTATAGCTATAATAAGTTTATTGGGTATATGGCCGGAGTATTGGAGAACTATGAGTTAAACAGCCGTGGCTTGGGCTTCCTATAG